One genomic segment of Linepithema humile isolate Giens D197 chromosome 5, Lhum_UNIL_v1.0, whole genome shotgun sequence includes these proteins:
- the LOC105675314 gene encoding uncharacterized protein isoform X1: protein MLKYVIVCGALFCFVVAEPPVQGVKPTNVLGSSEQHTSFSFIRPGLTQTSFAFNGPSSHQSFASSIGNAQLAQKVLPSIAQALAYRNPGLGYYSLGPVANNYATPTFATPANGPLPYQVALDPATASAYAQQLQQQPQAYLHAYQPNAIYQSQLAQLLALRQAQIPQTQQSQLQAVQSDQTQLQHQQLEQQPQNLLGVAYSSAPSVAHVKVSGNGYKFNF, encoded by the exons ATGCTG AAATACGTGATTGTCTGCGGCGCATTATTTTGCTTCGTCGTAGCTGAGCCACCAGTTCAAGGTGTGAAACCGACAAATGTATTAGGTAGTTCGGAGCAACATACTTCCTTTAGTTTTATCAGGCCGGGATTAACGCAAACGTCATTTGCATTCAACGGACCTAGCTCTCATCAATCATTCGCATCTAGTATAGGCAATGCTCAGTTAGCGCAAAAGGTTTTGCCAAGTATAGCGCAGGCTCTCGCCTATAGAAATCCTGGTCTAG GATATTATTCACTCGGTCCcgttgcaaataattatgctACTCCGACTTTTGCAACACCAGCAAATGGACCATTACCTTATCAAGTTGCTCTAGATCCCGCTACTGCATCAGCGTATGCGCAGCAATTGCAGCAGCAACCGCAAGCGTACTTGCATGCATATCAACCAAATGCTATTTACCAGTCGCAATTAGCTCAATTGCTCGCTCTCAGACAAGCGCAGATACCGCAAACTCAACAAAGCCAATTGCAAGCAGTGCAATCGGACCAG ACCCAGCTGCAGCATCAACAATTAGAACAACAACCGCAGAATTTGTTAGGAGTCGCCTATTCGTCTGCTCCATCAGTGGCACATGTAAAAGTCTCAGGGAATGGAtacaagtttaatttttaa
- the LOC105675314 gene encoding uncharacterized protein isoform X2: protein MLKYVIVCGALFCFVVAEPPVQGVKPTNVLGSSEQHTSFSFIRPGLTQTSFAFNGPSSHQSFASSIGNAQLAQKVLPSIAQALAYRNPGLGYYSLGPVANNYATPTFATPANGPLPYQVALDPATASAYAQQLQQQPQAYLHAYQPNAIYQSQLAQLLALRQAQIPQTQQSQLQAVQSDQ from the exons ATGCTG AAATACGTGATTGTCTGCGGCGCATTATTTTGCTTCGTCGTAGCTGAGCCACCAGTTCAAGGTGTGAAACCGACAAATGTATTAGGTAGTTCGGAGCAACATACTTCCTTTAGTTTTATCAGGCCGGGATTAACGCAAACGTCATTTGCATTCAACGGACCTAGCTCTCATCAATCATTCGCATCTAGTATAGGCAATGCTCAGTTAGCGCAAAAGGTTTTGCCAAGTATAGCGCAGGCTCTCGCCTATAGAAATCCTGGTCTAG GATATTATTCACTCGGTCCcgttgcaaataattatgctACTCCGACTTTTGCAACACCAGCAAATGGACCATTACCTTATCAAGTTGCTCTAGATCCCGCTACTGCATCAGCGTATGCGCAGCAATTGCAGCAGCAACCGCAAGCGTACTTGCATGCATATCAACCAAATGCTATTTACCAGTCGCAATTAGCTCAATTGCTCGCTCTCAGACAAGCGCAGATACCGCAAACTCAACAAAGCCAATTGCAAGCAGTGCAATCGGACCAG taa
- the emei gene encoding transmembrane protein 161B: MALLGAQLVITLIMVSVIQKLSPHFSFARWILCSTGLTRYLYPTDQQLRTLAGVPREKPKKGKHSENGKVGDVFHVPRNLDIQLESAKVTMLDVVHLKYYTEYQWLLDFSLYAIIVYILTEAYNYFYPIKDEINLSVLWCTVVLGFAFKVLLSLWVQYFKGEESVGERSTCIVTGFAYLLIAMMVLIVDENKLEIGLEKAYTSFNHSASRFLDTQGLSSTGPASKIVVKFFLAIWCGLLGSLFTFPGLRVSKMHWDTLRYYKDHKVLLLIANISYVSPLLLVSLWITPISRDYLTVRIFSGMTGPLMTAARFESMRLIIIVVAVLLRIVLMPIYLQSYLNLAIQRLEVQKKEAGRITNIDLQKKIAAVYYYLCVVALQFVVPIIICLFFTFLYKTLGGFTWEGILKGTLEEECPADDLSNLLSSTISNDNADKTVIQTAEELQLALSSLKQIFTTDVYRGLLGLATWWSCFALFATSAMGMFYQSYFSNV, encoded by the exons ATTGACAAGATATCTCTATCCGACAGATCAACAACTTAGAACATTAGCTGGTGTACCGAGGGAAAAACCAAAGAAAGGAAAGCACAGTGAAAATGGTAAAGTGGGAGATGTCTTTCATGTTCCTAGAAATCTAGATATCCAGCTAGAAAGTGCAAAAGTGACTATGCTCGATGTAGTgcacttaaaatattatactgaATATCAATGGCTGTTGGATTTCTCTTTGTATgctattattgtttatatattgacAGAG GCATACAATTATTTCTATCCAATCaaagatgaaataaatctTAGTGTGCTATGGTGTACAGTAGTTCTAGGCTTTGCATT taAAGTACTACTTTCTCTTTGGGTACAATATTTCAAAGGAGAAGAGAGTGTAGGTGAAAGGTCTACATGCATTGTAACTGGATTTGCGTATCTTCTTATTGCTATGATGGTACTCATAGTTGATGAAAATAAGTTAGAAATTGGTTTGGAAAAGGCATACACAAGTTTCAATCACAGTGCTTCCCGATTTTTAGATACTCAAGGACTTTCTTCTAC GGGACCAGCTTCCaaaattgttgtaaaatttttccttGCTATATGGTGTGGCCTATTAGGATCTTTATTTACTTTCCCAGGATTGAGAGTATCAAAAATGCATTGGGATACTTTGAG aTACTATAAAGATCACAAGGTCTTGTTACTAATAGCAAATATCAGCTATGTCTCACCGCTCTTGTTGGTAAGCTTATGGATTACACCAATAAGTAGGGATTATTTGACTGTTCGGATATTCAGCGGCATGACTGGTCCACT aATGACAGCTGCGAGATTTGAAAGCATGagattgattattattgtgGTTGCTGTTTTATTACGGATTGTACTCATGCCAATATATCTGCAATCTTACTTAAATCTCGCTATTCAAAGATTAGAAGTTCAGAAAAAGGAAGCTGGTAGaataacaaatattgattTGCAGAAAAag ATTGCAGCTGTATATTATTACCTGTGTGTGGTAGCATTACAGTTTGTTGTTCccataattatatgtttattttttacatttttgtataaaacacttg GTGGCTTTACTTGGGAAGGTATTTTAAAAGGAACGTTAGAAGAAGAGTGTCCAGCAGACGATCTATCGAACTTATTATCATCTACAATTAGCAATGATAATGCTGATAAGACTGTTATACAAACTGCTGAAGAACTTCAACTTGCGCTAAGTTCATTAAAGCAG ATATTTACCACAGATGTTTATAGAGGTCTTTTAGGATTAGCAACATGGTGGAGTTGCTTCGCGTTATTTGCTACCAGTGCCATGGGCATGTTTTATCAATCGTACTTTTCAAACGTGTGA